From a single Acidimicrobiia bacterium genomic region:
- a CDS encoding ABC transporter permease — translation MSTDTTEQATDTPLRAYRVLAFPVAVLGIFFLAPFGFMLATSFYRRIEGGFYEPAFVTDSYERLFSKIFLERTAFSIQICLLVALLVVLIGFPFTFFLTRMRQRSQTVLLVLTLSALTLSEVIVAFSWNVILGRSSGLSNVLVWLGLMSEPKSYAPSYLAVVLGLMYIAFPYCILTLYPSLSRLDREITEAAETLGASPWRTFWTVVVPISRLTILAAFLLVFVFTLGSYLIAAILGRPQHWTLSVFISDQATFNANVPFAAAMAMFLTVLSLAIVGAVSWLGGRGERVS, via the coding sequence GTGAGCACCGACACCACCGAGCAGGCGACGGACACGCCGCTCCGCGCCTATCGCGTCCTCGCCTTCCCGGTGGCCGTCCTCGGGATCTTCTTTCTGGCCCCCTTCGGCTTCATGCTGGCAACCTCGTTCTACCGGCGAATCGAGGGAGGTTTCTACGAACCGGCATTCGTTACCGACAGTTACGAACGACTCTTCAGCAAGATATTCCTCGAGCGAACGGCCTTCTCGATTCAGATCTGCCTGTTGGTCGCCCTTCTGGTCGTGCTGATCGGTTTCCCGTTCACCTTCTTCTTGACGCGGATGCGCCAGCGAAGTCAGACCGTTCTGCTGGTGCTCACCTTGTCGGCCTTGACGCTGTCGGAAGTGATCGTCGCGTTCTCCTGGAACGTCATTCTGGGAAGGTCGTCCGGATTGTCTAACGTGCTCGTTTGGCTGGGTTTGATGAGCGAGCCAAAGTCGTACGCGCCCAGCTACCTGGCGGTGGTGCTCGGGCTCATGTACATCGCCTTTCCGTACTGCATCCTCACCCTCTACCCTTCGCTGTCACGACTAGATCGGGAGATCACCGAAGCTGCGGAGACCCTGGGAGCATCACCGTGGCGAACCTTCTGGACGGTGGTAGTGCCGATCAGCCGTCTCACGATTCTGGCCGCGTTCCTTCTTGTCTTCGTGTTCACCCTCGGCAGCTACCTGATTGCGGCCATTCTGGGACGCCCCCAGCATTGGACGCTGTCGGTGTTCATCTCAGATCAGGCAACCTTCAATGCCAACGTTCCGTTCGCCGCCGCCATGGCAATGTTCCTCACCGTTCTGAGCCTGGCCATCGTCGGCGCCGTTTCCTGGCTTGGCGGCCGCGGCGAGAGGGTCTCCTGA
- a CDS encoding ABC transporter ATP-binding protein: MDRADLLRVAPDSWLVLDSLVKHFGSVRAVDGVSLGLPEGKLISFLGPSGCGKTTLLRMIAGLEVPTSGRVMVNGDDITDEPSHTRDVGMVFQSLALFPHLNVRQNIGYALRIRGGSASDMQRRVDELLSLVDLEGLGERRITKLSGGQQQRVAMARALARDPKLFLLDEPLSALDANLREALQVELRLLQQRLHVTTVMVTHDQREAMTMSDLVVVMNHGRVEQVGPPLEVYRRPATAFVARFIGSTNLLGVRVTRAGFGEVANREFAFSPGHSEPSIGSEIQISVRPENARIIPPDDQGSNMVPGTVVFVRDLGESFECYVDCGLEQSIVVSGSPQEHPDVAQGDPVTVYFPPESCVVVAS; this comes from the coding sequence GTGGACAGAGCAGATCTTCTCCGAGTAGCCCCCGACAGCTGGCTCGTTCTCGACAGCCTCGTCAAGCATTTCGGCTCGGTTCGAGCCGTGGATGGCGTGAGCCTGGGTCTTCCCGAGGGAAAACTCATCTCGTTTCTGGGTCCGTCAGGCTGCGGAAAGACGACGTTGCTGAGGATGATCGCCGGCCTCGAGGTACCCACCAGCGGAAGGGTTATGGTCAACGGTGACGACATCACCGACGAACCGTCACACACACGCGACGTCGGAATGGTGTTCCAGTCGCTGGCGTTGTTCCCCCATCTGAACGTCCGACAGAACATCGGCTATGCCCTCCGCATTCGGGGCGGCTCTGCTTCCGACATGCAGCGTCGAGTCGACGAGTTGTTGAGCCTGGTAGACCTGGAGGGGTTGGGGGAGCGGCGGATCACCAAACTTTCCGGGGGTCAGCAACAGCGAGTCGCAATGGCTCGGGCACTTGCGCGCGATCCCAAGCTGTTCTTGCTCGACGAGCCGCTTTCTGCCCTTGACGCCAACTTGCGTGAGGCGCTGCAAGTGGAGTTGCGTCTCCTCCAGCAGCGCCTGCACGTCACCACCGTGATGGTGACACACGATCAGCGAGAAGCGATGACCATGTCCGACCTGGTGGTCGTGATGAACCACGGTCGCGTCGAGCAAGTCGGTCCACCGCTCGAGGTATACCGGCGACCCGCCACGGCGTTCGTTGCTCGCTTCATCGGATCCACGAATCTGCTGGGTGTCCGGGTCACCAGAGCCGGGTTCGGCGAGGTGGCGAATCGCGAGTTTGCGTTCTCGCCCGGTCACTCGGAACCATCGATCGGCTCGGAGATCCAGATTTCGGTTCGCCCTGAGAATGCCCGGATTATCCCCCCGGATGACCAGGGATCAAACATGGTTCCGGGCACCGTCGTGTTTGTCCGAGATCTGGGCGAGTCCTTCGAGTGCTACGTCGATTGTGGCCTCGAGCAGAGCATTGTGGTGTCAGGAAGCCCCCAGGAACATCCCGACGTGGCCCAGGGTGACCCCGTCACCGTGTATTTCCCGCCGGAATCGTGCGTCGTCGTGGCATCGTGA
- a CDS encoding substrate-binding domain-containing protein, whose product MTESSISRREFLQRSGAAGAVLLLPGLLAACGTAEEATTTSAAGPIDLAGSKIKVGTYGGFFEENFAAIYPDFTAETGIEVESISQPTSEAWVVQLEQAAQAGAIPADVSMLSVVGMLRAMKGDILAGFDEATLPNSQYLAPGFVRKDDSGLVKGVGAVSWYITLVSNTDRVAESPDTWTALWDPQWADSLTLLSQPGNAFLLEITAVSFFGGKEILATQDGVEEVLAKLAEVKPNVKLWYRDEATAQQALNTGEVAMGQFYHDITEYAASQGEPLRSVFPKEGAILDSGEWAITKTTENLAACQVFINWMCQPAVQARLARTLGTSPTVAKEHMDLTDEEYASFSGPGPDAAIRPDYRIYADWEDWINQKWTEQIFSE is encoded by the coding sequence GTGACTGAATCATCGATCAGCAGACGGGAATTCTTGCAACGGTCGGGTGCTGCCGGGGCGGTGCTCCTACTGCCGGGGCTGCTGGCTGCCTGTGGTACCGCCGAAGAGGCGACTACCACCAGTGCGGCCGGGCCGATCGACCTTGCCGGCTCGAAGATCAAGGTCGGGACCTACGGCGGTTTCTTCGAAGAGAATTTCGCGGCCATCTATCCGGATTTCACCGCGGAGACCGGGATCGAAGTGGAGTCGATTTCCCAGCCAACCTCAGAAGCATGGGTCGTGCAACTCGAACAAGCGGCCCAGGCGGGAGCGATCCCGGCAGACGTTTCGATGCTTTCAGTAGTCGGGATGCTCCGTGCCATGAAGGGTGACATCCTCGCCGGCTTTGACGAGGCGACTCTTCCCAACAGCCAGTACCTGGCCCCGGGATTCGTGCGCAAGGACGACTCCGGTTTGGTGAAGGGGGTTGGGGCGGTGTCCTGGTACATCACGCTGGTGTCCAACACCGATCGTGTGGCGGAGAGCCCCGACACCTGGACCGCGTTGTGGGACCCGCAATGGGCAGACAGCCTCACGCTGCTTTCTCAGCCCGGCAACGCGTTTCTTCTCGAGATCACGGCAGTGTCATTTTTCGGAGGCAAGGAGATCCTCGCCACGCAAGACGGCGTCGAGGAAGTGCTTGCCAAGCTGGCCGAGGTGAAGCCCAACGTGAAGCTGTGGTATCGCGACGAAGCGACGGCTCAGCAGGCCCTCAACACCGGTGAGGTAGCAATGGGCCAGTTCTATCACGACATCACCGAGTACGCCGCTTCTCAGGGTGAGCCACTCCGCAGCGTCTTCCCCAAAGAGGGCGCGATCCTGGACTCCGGGGAATGGGCAATCACCAAGACCACCGAGAACCTCGCCGCCTGCCAGGTCTTCATCAACTGGATGTGCCAGCCGGCCGTGCAGGCTCGGTTGGCCAGAACCCTCGGCACGTCGCCCACCGTCGCCAAGGAACACATGGACCTGACCGATGAGGAGTACGCCTCGTTCTCCGGACCCGGGCCGGATGCCGCCATTCGACCGGACTACAGGATCTACGCAGATTGGGAAGACTGGATCAACCAGAAGTGGACAGAGCAGATCTTCTCCGAGTAG
- a CDS encoding alcohol dehydrogenase catalytic domain-containing protein: MMSAAVLEQSGGPLLIRDVQVPVPGAGELLVEVEACGVCHTDLHLRDGEEEAVAYPLILGHEGIGRVVAFGRETSSLFRLGDRVGFGWIYDTCLDCEECRTGHETTCLAQRARGHGRDGAFAEYALVRESFAVPVNNDRDPVELAPWMCAGVTALAAIRKTELGPGTTCVIFGCGGLGLFAIGFAKQHGARVVAVDLSDAKLAGARANGADHLVLAGPQAGRGIRDLGGAEVFLNFAPSAAVWDTIIESANPRSSVVFVALTGDRIPLSMTWLIDGGHRLTGSSVGSRQDMRDALVLASRSAPLIDIERISLTDVNGALDRLKAGRIKGRAVVDFSAE, translated from the coding sequence ATGATGAGTGCCGCAGTACTCGAGCAAAGCGGTGGACCGCTACTCATCAGGGATGTGCAGGTGCCTGTTCCAGGCGCGGGTGAACTGCTGGTGGAGGTAGAAGCATGTGGTGTCTGCCACACGGATCTGCATCTCCGCGACGGTGAGGAAGAAGCCGTCGCCTATCCGCTCATACTCGGTCATGAGGGCATCGGGCGGGTCGTTGCGTTCGGCCGGGAAACATCAAGCCTTTTCAGACTCGGAGATCGGGTCGGTTTCGGCTGGATATACGACACCTGCCTGGATTGCGAGGAATGTCGCACCGGCCACGAGACGACCTGCCTCGCTCAACGCGCACGGGGACATGGCCGCGACGGAGCGTTCGCCGAATACGCCCTGGTACGCGAGTCCTTCGCAGTCCCCGTCAACAATGACCGGGACCCCGTCGAACTAGCGCCCTGGATGTGTGCCGGCGTCACCGCCCTTGCCGCGATCCGCAAGACGGAGCTGGGGCCGGGCACGACCTGCGTGATCTTCGGTTGTGGTGGACTGGGGCTGTTCGCGATCGGGTTCGCCAAGCAGCATGGGGCAAGAGTGGTGGCCGTCGACCTGAGTGACGCCAAACTCGCCGGCGCGCGAGCGAACGGCGCCGACCATCTGGTTCTGGCCGGGCCGCAGGCCGGGCGAGGGATACGCGACCTTGGCGGTGCAGAGGTCTTCCTCAACTTCGCGCCGAGTGCGGCGGTGTGGGATACGATCATCGAATCCGCCAATCCGCGGTCTTCGGTGGTCTTCGTAGCGCTTACCGGTGACAGGATTCCACTGTCGATGACCTGGCTAATCGACGGTGGGCACCGTCTCACCGGCTCCTCGGTGGGCAGCAGGCAGGACATGCGCGATGCGCTGGTTCTGGCTTCACGCAGCGCTCCCCTCATCGACATAGAGAGAATCTCTCTCACGGACGTGAACGGTGCGCTGGATCGGCTGAAAGCCGGGCGAATCAAGGGACGTGCCGTCGTGGACTTCTCTGCGGAATGA
- a CDS encoding HD domain-containing protein, which translates to MNPSPLATFLALRTSVSVKPIGDGGPETCAALTSGLDTALQQLGTGVGHGAAIVALGGYGRREQCLWSDVDLMLLHRHRNTEPLIKAVFYPLWDANIKVGHAVRTVEQCREAGGAELETLTTLLSARLVVGDVDLFGEFEDALADLARRQPLAPRLAEQERERRLAEPYPLMAADVKQGRGALRTHEGFWWERRRSQLLDLVSDTPTQDERDAKVTLLSVRNALHASAGRAVDRFVVDLREPAARWLNTDVHSLAMSLTTALHIGDRLADRRWPDLHVESDPTFGLGRRVFGAIRTRFSSPEPTQDVDAGDGVMAIAVRAAGRPEGAWLDSTEEELIRATTSTVWTAADRRAFIMLLSAGARGRTIFGLLEELGWVGRNFPEWTPVATAPQLAPFHEHPAGAHLWRAVDEMQSIITERGDFAGIIDEIGSTEELLLSALLHDIGKARGGNHEAVGADLAATFLRRAGFGPATVATVVNAVRHHLLLAQTATRRDIADPAVIDEIATVVEDRRQLQLLYLLTIADLRATGSTMWSEWRATLLRRLYRSVAKTLETGETARATPDIDAIVDFAAGTLDRRLIEEHVAAMPAGYLDTTSPREVAWHLDIASQLDMPGLISVDPRDEGRVLVAGTDRAGFLLAVSRAFTANGVGVMDARLRTRSDGVALDTFHVADDRTGAMIAPDRWDRVTGDLVAALTNERDLRPVIHERVKAYRRPGDDRTSIEVRADNTSRHTVIEVRAPDRVGLLADIVEVLHDEALDVYLAKIDTMGGQARDIFHVRRAGTPTRDETDLAALQSRIEQRLHD; encoded by the coding sequence ATGAACCCAAGCCCGCTCGCCACGTTTCTCGCCCTTCGCACCAGTGTGAGTGTTAAGCCGATCGGCGACGGCGGACCGGAAACCTGTGCGGCATTGACCAGCGGCCTAGATACCGCACTCCAGCAGCTCGGTACCGGCGTTGGTCATGGGGCGGCGATCGTTGCGCTGGGAGGCTACGGCCGCCGTGAACAGTGTCTGTGGTCCGACGTTGATTTGATGTTGCTCCACCGCCACCGCAATACAGAGCCATTGATCAAGGCGGTCTTCTATCCGTTGTGGGACGCCAATATCAAGGTAGGACATGCGGTGCGAACTGTCGAACAGTGCCGCGAGGCCGGCGGCGCGGAGCTCGAGACGCTCACGACGCTCCTCTCGGCTCGTCTCGTCGTAGGCGACGTAGACCTGTTCGGTGAGTTCGAGGATGCGCTGGCCGATCTGGCCCGCCGGCAGCCTCTGGCACCACGCCTCGCCGAACAAGAGCGCGAACGGCGACTCGCCGAGCCCTACCCGTTGATGGCTGCAGACGTCAAACAGGGACGAGGTGCGCTGCGCACCCACGAGGGGTTCTGGTGGGAACGCCGGCGATCCCAGTTACTCGATCTCGTGTCCGACACGCCGACCCAGGATGAGCGTGACGCCAAGGTGACGCTGCTTTCGGTACGCAACGCACTCCACGCGTCGGCGGGTCGAGCCGTCGACAGGTTCGTTGTCGATTTGCGGGAACCGGCCGCCCGATGGCTCAATACCGACGTCCACTCCCTGGCGATGTCCCTCACGACTGCTCTGCACATCGGCGACCGCCTAGCCGACCGTCGCTGGCCCGACCTTCACGTCGAATCGGACCCGACATTCGGACTGGGACGCAGGGTGTTCGGGGCGATACGAACCCGATTCTCCTCACCTGAACCCACCCAAGATGTCGACGCGGGAGACGGCGTGATGGCGATCGCGGTCCGGGCGGCAGGCCGCCCTGAAGGAGCGTGGCTCGACTCCACCGAGGAGGAGCTCATCCGCGCGACTACTTCCACGGTATGGACGGCGGCCGATCGGAGGGCCTTCATCATGCTGCTTTCGGCCGGTGCCCGCGGGCGAACCATCTTCGGCCTCCTCGAGGAACTGGGATGGGTGGGACGCAATTTTCCTGAGTGGACGCCCGTGGCGACCGCCCCGCAACTCGCCCCTTTTCACGAGCATCCGGCTGGCGCTCACCTCTGGCGTGCGGTTGACGAAATGCAATCGATCATCACCGAGAGAGGCGATTTTGCAGGCATAATCGACGAAATCGGATCAACGGAGGAACTACTGCTGTCCGCTCTCCTCCACGACATCGGGAAGGCAAGAGGAGGGAATCACGAGGCGGTCGGAGCCGACCTCGCCGCGACATTCCTGCGCCGCGCCGGGTTCGGACCGGCGACCGTCGCCACCGTAGTCAACGCGGTTCGCCATCACCTGCTCCTCGCCCAAACTGCCACGCGTCGCGACATCGCCGACCCGGCGGTGATCGATGAGATCGCAACGGTGGTCGAAGACCGGCGCCAGCTCCAACTTCTGTACTTGCTGACGATCGCCGATCTGAGGGCGACGGGTTCGACCATGTGGAGCGAGTGGCGGGCCACCTTGCTCAGGAGGCTCTACCGGAGCGTGGCCAAAACTCTCGAGACGGGTGAAACCGCCCGGGCTACGCCCGACATCGACGCGATCGTTGACTTTGCCGCCGGCACCCTCGACCGCCGCTTGATAGAGGAACACGTCGCCGCAATGCCGGCCGGCTACCTCGACACAACCTCGCCCCGCGAGGTGGCATGGCACCTTGACATCGCCTCACAACTCGACATGCCCGGCCTCATCTCGGTCGATCCACGAGATGAAGGACGGGTCCTCGTGGCGGGCACCGACCGGGCAGGCTTTCTCCTCGCCGTGAGCCGGGCCTTCACTGCCAACGGCGTCGGAGTCATGGACGCTCGTCTACGAACACGATCGGATGGAGTCGCCCTGGATACGTTTCATGTCGCGGATGATCGAACCGGTGCGATGATTGCACCAGACCGATGGGATCGGGTGACCGGGGACCTCGTCGCTGCGCTCACCAACGAGCGGGACCTCCGCCCGGTCATCCACGAACGGGTCAAGGCGTATCGACGGCCTGGAGACGATCGGACCTCGATCGAGGTGCGAGCCGACAACACGAGTCGCCATACCGTCATCGAGGTCCGGGCTCCGGACCGCGTCGGTCTGCTCGCCGACATCGTCGAAGTACTCCACGACGAAGCGCTGGACGTCTATCTCGCCAAGATCGACACGATGGGCGGCCAGGCCCGTGACATCTTCCACGTTCGCCGGGCCGGCACACCCACTCGCGACGAGACAGACCTAGCCGCCCTCCAGAGTCGAATCGAGCAGCGGTTGCACGACTGA
- a CDS encoding P-II family nitrogen regulator yields MQLVTAVIKPHKVDEVIEALKSTGIQGMTVTEVKGFGRQGGHTETYRGAEYTVDFTPKVKLEIVVDATDVARVTDVIQSTAGAGQIGDGKIWVTPIDAIIRIRTGEQGRDAI; encoded by the coding sequence ATGCAACTGGTGACTGCAGTGATCAAGCCGCACAAGGTCGATGAAGTAATCGAGGCACTGAAATCCACAGGGATTCAAGGTATGACCGTCACAGAGGTGAAGGGATTCGGGCGCCAGGGTGGGCACACTGAAACCTACCGCGGTGCCGAATACACGGTCGATTTCACACCGAAGGTCAAGCTCGAGATCGTGGTCGATGCGACCGACGTTGCGAGAGTGACCGACGTGATCCAGTCCACGGCCGGCGCCGGGCAGATCGGAGATGGCAAGATCTGGGTAACGCCGATCGACGCCATCATCCGGATCCGTACCGGTGAGCAGGGTAGAGACGCCATATGA
- a CDS encoding ammonium transporter, producing the protein MKRRLLFVGTGASLATIVLAAPAFAQDGTTADAVQATLDNIWVLVAAVLVIFMQAGFALVEAGLTRAKNVANIMMKNLMDFSAGVLAFATVGFAIAFGAGNSFFGTEGWFLDPDHFTDGYFGTLSLPTFFIFQVAFAATAATIVSGAMAERTRFKSYFIYSFVITALIYPVVVHWLWGGGWLAELATPMIDFAGSTIVHSVGGWAALMGAIVLGPRIGKYGKDGTPRAIPGHSIPFAILGVFILFVGWFGFNPGSELAADAAVGAIALTTLIAGAAGAVFATFTVWIKTGAPDVAMAGNGTLAGLVGITAGTANVSNWGAGIIGALAGVIVVFSVFFIDRRKIDDPVGAISVHGVCGAFGTLMVGLLATDGGLFYGGGFDQLLTQFIGVAAVFAFVTITAGLLFLAIKTTVGLRVPAEEEIEGLDVVEHGAPGYGPDVFATAPAAG; encoded by the coding sequence ATGAAGCGAAGACTGCTGTTCGTGGGCACGGGAGCGAGCCTGGCAACGATTGTGCTGGCCGCACCCGCGTTTGCGCAAGATGGGACGACGGCCGACGCCGTGCAGGCAACTCTCGACAATATCTGGGTTCTGGTCGCCGCGGTGCTGGTGATCTTCATGCAAGCCGGTTTTGCGCTCGTGGAGGCGGGTCTCACACGAGCCAAGAACGTCGCCAACATCATGATGAAGAACCTGATGGACTTCTCAGCGGGAGTTCTGGCGTTCGCCACCGTGGGCTTTGCCATCGCGTTTGGTGCTGGCAACAGCTTCTTCGGGACCGAAGGGTGGTTTCTCGACCCGGACCACTTCACTGACGGCTACTTCGGTACGCTGTCGCTTCCCACGTTCTTCATCTTCCAGGTGGCCTTCGCCGCCACTGCCGCCACGATCGTCTCGGGGGCGATGGCCGAACGCACCAGGTTCAAGAGCTACTTCATCTACAGCTTCGTCATCACGGCCCTGATATACCCGGTTGTGGTGCACTGGCTGTGGGGCGGAGGCTGGCTCGCCGAGCTCGCGACTCCCATGATCGACTTCGCCGGATCCACCATCGTCCATAGCGTCGGCGGGTGGGCGGCACTAATGGGAGCCATCGTCCTCGGACCCAGAATTGGGAAGTACGGCAAGGACGGCACACCCCGCGCAATCCCCGGGCATTCGATCCCGTTTGCGATCCTCGGGGTCTTCATCCTCTTTGTGGGATGGTTCGGGTTCAACCCCGGCTCTGAACTCGCAGCCGATGCCGCGGTCGGCGCGATCGCCCTCACCACCTTGATCGCAGGTGCGGCCGGTGCCGTCTTCGCCACCTTCACGGTGTGGATCAAGACCGGCGCGCCTGATGTGGCCATGGCCGGCAACGGGACGCTTGCCGGTCTCGTGGGTATCACCGCCGGAACAGCCAACGTATCCAATTGGGGTGCCGGAATCATCGGCGCCCTCGCCGGGGTCATCGTGGTCTTCTCGGTCTTCTTCATCGATAGGCGCAAGATCGATGATCCGGTCGGGGCGATCTCGGTGCACGGCGTATGTGGAGCCTTTGGAACGCTGATGGTCGGCCTACTCGCCACCGACGGTGGCCTGTTCTACGGTGGTGGCTTCGATCAACTCCTCACCCAGTTCATCGGCGTGGCGGCAGTATTTGCCTTCGTGACCATCACAGCCGGGTTGCTGTTCCTGGCCATCAAAACGACGGTTGGGCTCCGGGTGCCGGCCGAAGAGGAGATCGAAGGCCTGGATGTCGTCGAACACGGCGCTCCGGGTTACGGTCCTGATGTGTTCGCCACGGCGCCGGCCGCGGGTTGA
- a CDS encoding CBS domain-containing protein, which yields MSDGRLVGLIAESDIVRAGGPSDQVRAADVMTPNPATVIPQTPVSEALERMAALGVGRLPVVDAVDATSLVGIFRRADVITAYHTALGTIARQGALPDRLRARTQAEARFFEVGIPVGSAADGRPVSEFPWPDGCLLVSINRGSDLLIPSGSTVLQAGDAITAFGGDGPRDRLAERLAVGADPDLPG from the coding sequence GTGTCTGATGGACGCCTCGTGGGGCTGATCGCCGAATCCGACATCGTGCGGGCCGGCGGCCCCTCCGATCAAGTGCGGGCCGCCGACGTCATGACGCCGAATCCTGCGACCGTAATCCCGCAGACGCCGGTCTCGGAGGCGCTGGAGCGTATGGCCGCCCTCGGAGTCGGTCGGCTCCCGGTGGTCGACGCAGTCGACGCAACGAGCCTGGTCGGGATCTTCAGACGAGCAGATGTGATCACCGCCTACCACACAGCACTGGGCACGATTGCGCGCCAAGGTGCGCTGCCCGATCGGCTGCGCGCTCGAACCCAGGCGGAAGCCCGATTCTTCGAGGTCGGCATCCCGGTCGGGTCTGCAGCCGATGGTCGACCGGTCAGCGAATTCCCCTGGCCAGACGGATGCCTGCTCGTGTCGATCAACCGCGGGTCCGATCTGCTGATCCCCTCCGGCTCGACCGTTCTTCAGGCGGGCGACGCCATCACAGCATTCGGAGGCGATGGACCGCGCGACCGCTTGGCGGAACGACTGGCGGTGGGCGCCGATCCGGACCTTCCCGGATAG